A segment of the Bombus huntii isolate Logan2020A chromosome 9, iyBomHunt1.1, whole genome shotgun sequence genome:
tctatatattaaagttatataataaaaataaattaaactttGCATACAgaatataacattaattaattgataataaatgaaatacaaaCTAACCCAATCGGTCAACCATGGTCCTATGAATCAGGGCTGACAACAAGGAAGTATGAATCATGAACATGTTTAATATTTGTCAGTATTAACAGTggataatatttgaaatattataagaacaatTAATGTATTTAAAGAATCATATAAGAAAATCTTTGTTATGTCGcttaaatatgtaatatttaaaatagtataagatttatgatttttaaataaatattgtctatcataaaatacaaatgatacacatattatataattttgtatttattttcactttaaattttccagttctatttaattaataagcAAATGTTAATAGAATAACAGTATACATTATTCTAACCAATATGTATGTATCACAGATTTTCAAATACCGGATATACCCTTTCGAGATATCGATATCTAATATTACTGGTCAATAAAAATCATATGATTATTAAGGGTGTAGCAAACTAGCAAATTACAAGTAGTGGTAGACTTCTATTtagattattttatacaaaagtAATAGAAGATAACTTTGACaaaaaaaatgaagatatGTGGACCTAAGTATGCCCTATGTGGCCTGATATTATCTACTTGGGGTATATTCCAATTAGTAAGTCACTTCTTTAAcctaataattttaaatgtattaagaaattttaaaataaataattgtgcatcatgtataaaaaattgcaaaaaaatacattttatatattttatatattcagaTGTTGTTTCTCCttgtttatttgaattttattatttgggGAAAACAAATTagttatcttttatttataatcagTCTTTTAGTAATTATAGGATTCATTGAATTAATCagtatattcttttatttcatgttatttattcatatatataaagcaaatattattgtacatttttcaaaaattgtaATCTGGaagaaaattcatttatttttcagctCCTGATGGGAATATTCTTTTACTACAACAGTGTAGCTTTAATAGAAGACCTTCCGTTGGGAGAACAGACTTTTAATAAACCTACAGATTTTTATGCTGTAGCAGAGAGGGGTTATAAACAAAATGCATATAATTGTTGGATTGCAGCTTGTATCTATGTCCTTACATTCTTATTTTCTGGAcatcaattttatataaattctaGATCATCTTTAAgcgtttaaaatattattagcatgtgaatacaataaataaaagtacatataagtatatagtatagtgatacattataaatataaaaacaggAATTTAGGAATATgctaaatacaaatttcaataaCAGATTTTTTGATTGCATTCTAATATTAAGAATTTGTGTTTATTTAAAgaacatataataaattatactaCAATATAAGTGTGTAAAATAGAAGAATATAGattatttcatattatgtatgtatatatatgaaaatataccAAAAAATTATTGTTGAACTTATTTTTCATCATAAtgtgaaatatgtatttctctttttctcttatttattAGTAGTATTAGAAATCTTTAACTGCGTTAAATTAATGAACATAATTGCTGGAATCAACAGCAATTTACAACTGatatagtaaaatttcatgttTATGCAACACAacaattttaaagaatttattttattttgaatattaaaaaaagattgaatTTGATAccattattttaattttaaagattttgtaaatatgtaattgctacgtataatatttacgaaaaaCAATACATTCATTATCGACAATGAGTCATTTTCGATTACGTTTGTACTGTgttcaaatttaatatacgtCATATGCCGAAATAAAGAGAGAGGTTTCAAATTTTGAATTGTCGTAACATGTAAAATCTTAAAACatgctttttaatatttactatattGTTATCTAGAAAGAAGGTCAAAATTACATGAATTGTGCATGTAGAATTGTAACACTATCAACAATAAGTGATAGGTTATGTATAataactataaaatttaagtCATTTTAATTATCTCGTATTATAcattgcaaataaaatattttgtaataagcaAAGTAAAACTAAAATGTTTTTGAACGTAAAAAATCATTCCATCTGATTGCCATTATGTACCAgaatgttttaataaattttaattgcttaaaaatttaaatttcaattgctttgtatcattattaatatatcaaatattaaaatatatcatataaatcATTAAACTGATTTGTATTCCATTGTAGAGTATTACACTGCATTAAATACAATGGAAAATGAACACATTGTAACTGATGACTATAGTGAAATAATACAACGTCTTCCTTTTTCTCGGAAACTTTTATATGGAATAGGACATGTTTTGAATGATATTTGTGCTTCTATGTggtttacatatttattagttTTTTTTCATTTGGTATTGGGATTTAATTCAATCTCAGCTGGAATAATTTTACTCATTGGTCAAGTAGCAGATGCTTTGGCTACTCCTTTTGTTGGTTTTCATTCTGATAAGGATGATAACTTTGGATTATGTAAATATGGGAGGAGAAAAACATGGCATTTAATaggtatatatcgttattatttccttatatgttatttattatatcatgtaattttttcaaacaatttattttagGTACCTTATGCATATTATTTGCATttccttttatattttcacgttgtATTGGTTGTGAAACTTCTCATGAGTGGGCTCAATTAATCTATTATGCAGCATTTGTGATAATCTTTCAGTTTGGGTGGGCTGCTGTACAAATATCTCATTTGTCCCTAGTTCCAGAACTCACACCTTCTGAATATGAAAGAACAGAACTTATAGCGATCAGGTATGCCTTTAATTATTGGAAGGGAGATATTTAAAGTTGAATTATAACcctaaatatttattacaattttatttagatACAGCTTTACTGTTCtctcaaatatttttgtttactgTATTACATGGGCAGTATTACATGTAACAGATACTAATGCTTCCAATTCCCAAATTGGGCCCGATGATGCAAAGAAATTCCAGGAAGTTGTATTTATTGGAATTGGAGTAGGAGCTGTAAcgtctattttatttcataccTTTGTCAAAGAAAACTTTGTTAATAATTCTGatggtaaaattatttttatatttactcaCTCtgtgattaaaaattttgtttattataatatctgtTTTATCACATTTATTTTAGGTTCGTTGAATAGAAATTCAAGAACAGTATTAGTACTATTAAAAGATGTTCAATTATATCAAGTAGCTTGTATATATATGCCTACTCGTTTGTTTGTAAACTTATCacaaatttatattccttTGTATTTACACAAATCGTTAAATATGCCAGCTACATCTTTGGCTACAATTCCTTTAATAATGTATTTGAGTAGTTTTGTGATGTctttaattatagaaaaattgaatACAAAACTGGGTCGAAAAGTTTCATATTGTTTTGGAGTTTTGTTAGGTGTATTTGCTTGTATTTGGATACAATTAGGTACTGGCTTAACATACACAAAATATCAAATCTATCCAGTTTCCTTAATATTAGgtaatattacataattttttttaaagtccttaaaattaaatataaatgaaatatatccAAATActaatttgttttattataggATCTGCGGGCTCTATTATGTTGGTGACTAGTCTTGGTGTTACTGCAGATTTTATTGGACAAAATGTAAATAGTGGTGCATTTGTATATGGAATTATGAGTTTTACAGACAAACTTTGCAATGGATTAGCAGTTATGCTTATTCAATATTTGTTAGTATATagcttaaaatattaattatttaaatgatgataaaagtaaatttttaaaaagtaaacaaaaataaGCAATTCTCTTTTTTATGTTTTCAGAAGCTCTTGGattgattgtaaaaattactataaaaGTGTTTTAGTTTATGTTTGTGCTACATCTGCAATGGTTGGCTTATTAATGATATTATGTATAAAACCATTTCATCACAATACAGgtatacatttataataaatcataACTGTATTTCTGAAAGGCACTGGTAGTTAATTCAGATGAAATTTGATAGGTATCATAGAGAAatgttatgaaaaaatatgaaatcaaaattttaacaaattatgcATTTTGAAGAAACagatttatatgtataataaatttttgttattattagaTACTGCATAATCTTTTCTCATGATACTCATTAAATTACATCTTGTTTGGTCACCTATGTCATTTGGAAGAATAtcttaaattatctattaaattaattataataatgatataatattaatataaattatttcagtaTATAATACATTACACTGTGAACAAACTATAGAACatgataatatatttattactacaGAAACAATAGAAAATGAACCTGACAATTCAATAAGTCAAGAAAATGTTACATAGTATAAAAAAgatagtaattaaaattttgttcatttGATGTTAAATCctaaatatatactttatatattaCTTGTGtaaatctttatttaaatatctgGCTGTAGTTTTCTATGGAGGCTCAAAAATTATTGATCCTTTCGTATATATTCTGACAGAATTTGACGAGAAAAATCCAAATATGCAGGAATCCACTGGTTGAAAAGTTACGCGTATGTAAAAATCAAGCATTTTCAGCATATTTTACAGGTAAGTAATAATGACGCCATATTGACTTCTATCGATGATTACTCCAGTGAGTCGCTGGTTGTATACAATGCATGTGGATTGTATACAATGCATGCAATGGATTAGATTTGGGTTATGTTTCATACTCCGGCCGCCATAAGATGGCCGGTTACTTCCACTATCTTAAAGGTGGCagacattacaacaaaaaaaCGCAAGTGAAAATTGTAACATGTTAATTgtgtatataatgtattaaaataattcgttTGTACAAaagaatattgaaaaatgtgttaaaatatgttaaaatgTGTTAATTGAATGTATCAATATAGTacgtaaatatatttgaaatgtCTTTATCAGTAGGTAAGTTACCACGTGAGTAGAATTCTAACCTTTTAAAATTTAGTAAGacataattacatatatatttttttatttgacaGAATTATTAAGACGTCTAAATTCAGACGAAGAACCTTTACCCAAACGTTTAAAATTAGCAGAAAATGCATTCTGTGCCATTGATATACCAATAATACATAAAGAAGATCTTATTCTGCAATGGCTTTGTAATATGTGTCCCATGGACCAAGAAGCTTGggattcattaaaaaattgtttgaaaacCGAATATTTGGATATTAAAAGtgatgtaataaaattattgataaaattattcgttGAAACATTTCAAAAAGATGTAAAACATATACGTGAGGATGTTTTCGAATGCTGTCGATTATTAACTTTTAATAACAGGATTgcacaatattttattaataagcCAAAAGATTTAGG
Coding sequences within it:
- the LOC126869259 gene encoding major facilitator superfamily domain-containing protein 12-like isoform X1, with amino-acid sequence MENEHIVTDDYSEIIQRLPFSRKLLYGIGHVLNDICASMWFTYLLVFFHLVLGFNSISAGIILLIGQVADALATPFVGFHSDKDDNFGLCKYGRRKTWHLIGTLCILFAFPFIFSRCIGCETSHEWAQLIYYAAFVIIFQFGWAAVQISHLSLVPELTPSEYERTELIAIRYSFTVLSNIFVYCITWAVLHVTDTNASNSQIGPDDAKKFQEVVFIGIGVGAVTSILFHTFVKENFVNNSDGSLNRNSRTVLVLLKDVQLYQVACIYMPTRLFVNLSQIYIPLYLHKSLNMPATSLATIPLIMYLSSFVMSLIIEKLNTKLGRKVSYCFGVLLGVFACIWIQLGTGLTYTKYQIYPVSLILGSAGSIMLVTSLGVTADFIGQNVNSGAFVYGIMSFTDKLCNGLAVMLIQYLSSWIDCKNYYKSVLVYVCATSAMVGLLMILCIKPFHHNTVYNTLHCEQTIEHDNIFITTETIENEPDNSISQENVT
- the LOC126869259 gene encoding major facilitator superfamily domain-containing protein 12-like isoform X2 translates to MENEHIVTDDYSEIIQRLPFSRKLLYGIGHVLNDICASMWFTYLLVFFHLVLGFNSISAGIILLIGQVADALATPFVGFHSDKDDNFGLCKYGRRKTWHLIGTLCILFAFPFIFSRCIGCETSHEWAQLIYYAAFVIIFQFGWAAVQISHLSLVPELTPSEYERTELIAIRYSFTVLSNIFVYCITWAVLHVTDTNASNSQIGPDDAKKFQEVVFIGIGVGAVTSILFHTFVKENFVNNSDGSLNRNSRTVLVLLKDVQLYQVACIYMPTRLFVNLSQIYIPLYLHKSLNMPATSLATIPLIMYLSSFVMSLIIEKLNTKLGRKVSYCFGVLLGVFACIWIQLGTGLTYTKYQIYPVSLILGSAGSIMLVTSLGVTADFIGQNVNSGAFVYGIMSFTDKLCNGLAVMLIQYFSWIDCKNYYKSVLVYVCATSAMVGLLMILCIKPFHHNTVYNTLHCEQTIEHDNIFITTETIENEPDNSISQENVT
- the LOC126869265 gene encoding ribonuclease kappa-B encodes the protein MKICGPKYALCGLILSTWGIFQLLLMGIFFYYNSVALIEDLPLGEQTFNKPTDFYAVAERGYKQNAYNCWIAACIYVLTFLFSGHQFYINSRSSLSV